A window of the Lates calcarifer isolate ASB-BC8 linkage group LG18, TLL_Latcal_v3, whole genome shotgun sequence genome harbors these coding sequences:
- the guca1a gene encoding guanylyl cyclase-activating protein 1, with product MGNSTGSTVDDLQAVEMHLWYKKFMTECPSGQLTLHEFKQFFGLRGLDPEANAYIEQMFRTFDMNKDGYIDFMEYVAALSLVMRGKMEHKLRWYFKLYDVDGNGCIDRHELLNIIKAIRAINGNENQETTAEDFTNRVFDRIDINGDGELSLEEFVAGARSDEDFMEVMMKSLDLTHIVAMIHNRRHSV from the exons ATGGGTAATTCAACAGGAAGCACCGTGGATGACCTGCAGGCCGTGGAGATGCACCTCTGGTACAAGAAGTTCATGACCGAGTGCCCCTCAGGTCAGCTCACCCTGCACGAGTTCAAGCAGTTCTTCGGGCTGAGAGGTTTGGACCCAGAGGCCAACGCCTACATAGAACAGATGTTCCGGACGTTTGACATGAACAAG GACGGCTACATAGACTTCATGGAGTACGTGGCAGCTCTGAGCCTGGTGATGCGAGGAAAGATGGAGCACAAGCTGCGCTGGTATTTCAAACTTTATGATGTGGATGGAAACGGCTGCATCGACAGACACGAGCTCCTCAACATCATAAAG GCCATTCGTGCCATCAATGGGAATGAAAATCAGGAAACAACCGCGGAGGATTTCACCAACCGCGTGTTTGACAGGATTGATATAAATGGAGATG GTGAGCTTTCCTTGGAGGAGTTCGTTGCCGGCGCTCGCAGTGACGAAGATTTCATGGAGGTGATGATGAAAAGTCTGGACCTCACCCACATTGTGGCCATGATCCACAACAGGAGGCACAGCGTTTAG